In a single window of the Renibacterium salmoninarum ATCC 33209 genome:
- a CDS encoding fumarylacetoacetate hydrolase family protein codes for MPVSASVQPIDDNRLSSVGKVIAVHINYPSRAAQRGRTPKLPSYFLKPSTSLAQNGQVERPLGCELLGFEGEIALIIGSTTRQVSPADAWQHVKWVTASTDLGVYDLRYADKGSNLRSKGGDGFTPIGPGLIAASDVDPAQLRIQTWLNGELVQDDSTDTLLFPFSQLAADLSQLITLQPGDVILTGTPAGASVAVPGDIVEVEVFAGETSTGRLRTEVIAGTVPLAEYGAKSKADDVQRAEAWGTPAPEPEAILSPELKAKLARVATATLSSQLRKRGFNNVSIDGLSPTRPGEKVVGTARTLRYIPNREDLFKEFGGGYNAQKRAIDTLKEGEVLVMEARGEKGTGTLGDILALRAIHNGAAAIISDGGVRDYTAVAELELPVFAANPHPAVLGRKHVPWAVDETIGCGGSAVQPGDIIVADDDGILVIPPALAAELADDSLQQEHEENFIAQMVREGHGVDGLYPMNAAWKEKYLLWAAANPLQP; via the coding sequence ATCCCTGTGAGCGCGAGCGTGCAGCCGATCGACGACAACCGGCTGAGTTCCGTTGGCAAAGTCATCGCGGTCCACATCAACTATCCCTCCCGCGCAGCTCAGCGCGGCCGCACACCGAAGTTGCCGTCGTATTTCCTCAAACCTTCAACGTCGCTTGCGCAGAATGGCCAGGTAGAACGACCGCTAGGCTGCGAGCTACTCGGCTTTGAAGGCGAAATCGCGTTGATCATTGGAAGCACCACTCGGCAAGTCTCCCCCGCAGACGCTTGGCAACACGTTAAGTGGGTCACCGCGAGCACCGACTTAGGTGTTTACGACCTGCGCTACGCCGACAAGGGTTCAAATTTGCGCTCCAAGGGCGGCGACGGTTTCACCCCGATAGGACCCGGCCTCATTGCGGCCTCTGACGTCGATCCAGCTCAGTTGCGCATTCAGACCTGGCTCAACGGCGAACTTGTTCAGGACGACAGCACCGACACCTTGCTTTTCCCGTTTAGCCAATTGGCCGCTGATTTGAGCCAGCTGATTACCCTGCAGCCAGGCGATGTGATCCTTACTGGCACGCCGGCTGGCGCCTCGGTCGCGGTTCCGGGCGACATCGTCGAGGTCGAAGTCTTTGCCGGCGAGACTTCGACCGGGCGACTACGCACCGAAGTTATCGCGGGCACCGTCCCGCTCGCAGAGTACGGCGCGAAGTCAAAGGCCGACGACGTGCAGCGTGCCGAAGCGTGGGGCACGCCAGCTCCGGAGCCCGAAGCGATTTTGAGCCCAGAGCTCAAGGCAAAACTAGCCAGAGTCGCTACCGCCACGCTGAGCTCACAACTGCGCAAACGCGGCTTCAACAACGTTAGCATCGACGGCCTGAGCCCCACCCGACCCGGTGAAAAGGTTGTGGGCACCGCGCGTACGTTGCGATACATCCCCAATCGCGAGGACCTTTTCAAAGAGTTCGGCGGCGGCTACAACGCGCAAAAGCGCGCCATCGACACGCTCAAAGAGGGCGAAGTTCTGGTGATGGAAGCCCGCGGAGAAAAAGGCACCGGAACGCTTGGTGACATTCTCGCACTGCGAGCAATACACAACGGTGCGGCAGCAATTATTTCCGACGGCGGTGTTCGCGATTACACCGCCGTGGCTGAGCTAGAGTTACCCGTCTTCGCGGCAAACCCGCACCCGGCAGTTTTGGGCCGAAAGCATGTGCCCTGGGCGGTTGATGAAACCATCGGCTGTGGTGGCAGCGCTGTACAACCGGGCGACATCATCGTTGCCGACGACGACGGCATCCTGGTCATTCCGCCGGCGCTTGCCGCCGAGCTGGCCGACGACTCTTTGCAGCAAGAACATGAAGAAAACTTCATCGCGCAGATGGTCCGCGAAGGTCATGGCGTCGATGGGCTGTATCCGATGAACGCGGCTTGGAAAGAGAAATACTTGCTCTGGGCAGCAGCGAATCCGCTACAGCCATGA
- a CDS encoding serine/threonine-protein kinase: protein MDRDCSDVAPDRVLLTRYRLAERIGIGACAAVFRAEDLRLSRPVAVKVFSAGPTSWESELAILARLQHPFLVTILDCGVWAEELSAPRPFMVMEYVAGSDLRAMIAKHSTGMPLAKVARLGWVLAQALETVHANSVVHRDVKPANILIDTSGLPKLCDFGVSRLHDSAEATIPGITIGTASYLSPEQALGEPVHASADIYSLGLVLLECLTGVKAFPGSALEASIARLLRDPVIPEWLGSEWSQLVTAMTDRVAADRPTATECTEALFELQLRQAAHAA from the coding sequence ATGGACCGCGATTGTTCCGATGTTGCCCCTGACCGTGTCCTACTAACGCGATACCGACTCGCTGAGCGAATAGGCATTGGTGCCTGCGCTGCGGTTTTTCGTGCTGAGGACCTTCGACTGTCTAGACCGGTGGCTGTGAAGGTCTTTTCCGCCGGCCCCACCAGTTGGGAGTCCGAGCTAGCCATCCTTGCCCGACTGCAGCACCCGTTCCTGGTGACAATTCTCGATTGCGGTGTCTGGGCTGAGGAACTGAGCGCTCCCCGACCGTTCATGGTGATGGAATACGTCGCCGGATCAGACCTTCGTGCCATGATCGCTAAACATTCTACTGGCATGCCATTGGCAAAAGTAGCCCGGCTTGGCTGGGTATTGGCCCAGGCCCTAGAAACTGTGCACGCAAATTCGGTGGTGCACCGCGACGTCAAACCCGCAAATATTCTCATCGACACTTCGGGGTTACCTAAGCTCTGCGATTTTGGTGTCTCCCGGCTTCACGACAGCGCCGAGGCCACCATCCCCGGCATCACTATCGGCACCGCCAGCTACTTGAGTCCAGAACAGGCACTTGGCGAGCCGGTGCACGCCAGCGCAGATATTTACTCTTTAGGTCTGGTGCTGCTGGAATGCCTCACCGGAGTCAAAGCTTTCCCAGGGTCCGCCTTGGAAGCGTCAATTGCCCGGCTGCTGCGTGATCCCGTCATCCCTGAGTGGCTTGGCTCCGAGTGGTCTCAGCTGGTCACCGCAATGACCGATCGCGTTGCTGCTGACAGGCCTACGGCGACGGAATGCACCGAGGCACTTTTCGAACTGCAACTTCGCCAAGCCGCACACGCCGCCTAA
- a CDS encoding alpha/beta fold hydrolase, translating into MPHSVHSVEGRASTLRVHHFGADSGRPLLMLHGFGSSAEFNWVQSGWIQPLTDAGRRVIAVDLPGHGGNPAPEALDEYTPSRIRAEILQLLADEGVKPLDAEDPTSGVDIIGYSLGARFAWEFGAAQPELVHRMVLGGPAADDPLADFNLAQAEEMLTSGTPIADPVTADLIGWAQQIPGNDMFALLSMARAVKTEPYDATESVPKMPILFVAGEKDKLAEKMPKLAELNGHAEILILPARNHFNAITSRAFKQAAIAFFAA; encoded by the coding sequence ATGCCGCACTCAGTTCACTCAGTAGAAGGACGGGCTTCCACGCTGCGCGTGCATCATTTCGGCGCAGATTCCGGCCGTCCGCTACTGATGCTGCACGGCTTTGGTTCGTCAGCAGAATTTAACTGGGTGCAATCTGGCTGGATTCAGCCGCTCACCGATGCTGGACGACGGGTGATAGCGGTTGATCTACCCGGGCATGGCGGTAACCCGGCACCGGAGGCGCTGGACGAATACACACCAAGCCGGATTCGAGCCGAAATCCTCCAGCTTCTGGCCGATGAAGGCGTCAAACCGCTCGACGCCGAAGATCCAACCTCGGGCGTGGACATCATCGGCTATTCGCTGGGTGCCCGCTTCGCTTGGGAATTCGGCGCAGCTCAGCCTGAGCTAGTGCATCGAATGGTTTTGGGTGGCCCGGCGGCCGATGATCCACTCGCTGACTTCAACTTGGCACAGGCCGAGGAGATGCTAACTTCGGGAACTCCGATCGCTGATCCGGTGACAGCCGATCTTATTGGCTGGGCGCAACAGATCCCCGGAAATGACATGTTCGCGCTGCTGTCGATGGCTCGGGCCGTCAAAACTGAGCCCTACGACGCAACCGAGTCAGTCCCGAAGATGCCGATCCTGTTTGTGGCCGGCGAGAAGGACAAATTAGCTGAGAAAATGCCAAAGCTGGCCGAGTTGAATGGTCACGCCGAGATTCTGATTTTGCCGGCCCGGAACCACTTCAACGCCATTACTTCAAGGGCGTTCAAACAAGCCGCTATCGCCTTTTTCGCAGCCTAA
- a CDS encoding biotin/lipoyl-containing protein: MAEISFPLPDLGEGLIDATVLEWLVAEGDQIERNTPMVEVETTKSSVELPSPQAGKVVKIFGEPGDVIQVGDPLIIFEVPDDTAGIVGTVPTEEAPKRRVRLSMNLDED, from the coding sequence GTGGCTGAAATTTCTTTCCCTTTGCCGGATCTGGGCGAAGGCTTGATCGATGCAACCGTGCTTGAGTGGTTGGTAGCCGAAGGCGATCAGATTGAACGAAACACGCCGATGGTTGAAGTAGAGACCACTAAATCATCGGTGGAACTCCCCTCACCGCAAGCCGGAAAAGTTGTCAAGATTTTCGGTGAACCTGGCGACGTAATTCAGGTCGGCGACCCGCTGATTATCTTCGAGGTGCCAGATGACACGGCCGGGATCGTTGGCACCGTCCCGACCGAAGAAGCACCGAAACGTCGGGTTCGTTTGTCCATGAACCTGGATGAGGACTAA
- a CDS encoding alpha-ketoacid dehydrogenase subunit beta has translation MSESVLEREAASVTNTATTEISMQKAINRALADAMREDAKVVILGEDVGQLGGVFRVTDGLQAEFGDRRVFDTPLAESGILGMSVGLAIAGYHPIPEVQFDGFAYPAVNQIIGQIGRLNYRSRGTMPMPITLRVPSFGGLRAPEMHTESLEALFAHVPGLKVVSPSNPHQAYHLMRLAAKMPDPVMFLEPKPRYWQKDDVDLANPGELNGARVAREGKHLTLIAYGAMVARCLKVAELAAEDGIDVEVVDVRWIKPLDIATIAASVTKTQRAVVVHEAPLTAGMGGEIAAQVTQHCFDTLKAPVERVTGFDVPYPSGDLEDEYVPNVDRILFGIQRVLEYRRG, from the coding sequence ATGTCTGAGTCGGTTTTGGAACGAGAGGCGGCATCGGTGACGAACACCGCAACAACAGAGATTTCAATGCAAAAAGCAATCAATCGCGCATTGGCTGATGCGATGCGCGAAGATGCCAAAGTTGTTATCCTCGGCGAGGACGTCGGTCAGCTCGGTGGAGTTTTCCGCGTGACTGATGGCCTCCAAGCTGAGTTCGGCGACCGCCGGGTATTCGATACTCCGTTGGCCGAATCCGGCATCCTCGGTATGAGCGTCGGCCTAGCCATCGCTGGTTATCACCCCATTCCTGAAGTGCAATTCGACGGTTTTGCCTACCCCGCGGTGAACCAGATTATCGGCCAAATCGGTCGACTGAACTATCGCAGCCGCGGCACGATGCCAATGCCGATCACTCTTCGGGTACCCAGCTTTGGCGGCTTGCGCGCCCCAGAGATGCACACCGAAAGCTTGGAAGCGCTCTTCGCGCATGTGCCCGGCCTCAAAGTGGTCTCGCCATCGAATCCGCACCAGGCCTATCACCTGATGCGGTTAGCCGCCAAGATGCCAGATCCGGTGATGTTCTTAGAGCCGAAGCCACGCTATTGGCAAAAGGACGACGTCGACCTAGCCAACCCGGGCGAGCTCAACGGAGCGCGAGTGGCCCGCGAAGGCAAACACCTGACCCTCATTGCGTATGGCGCCATGGTTGCCCGTTGCCTCAAGGTTGCCGAGCTGGCCGCTGAAGACGGCATCGACGTCGAAGTGGTGGATGTGCGCTGGATCAAGCCGCTAGACATTGCCACGATTGCGGCCTCGGTGACCAAAACCCAACGCGCCGTCGTGGTGCATGAGGCCCCGCTGACCGCCGGAATGGGCGGCGAGATTGCCGCGCAGGTAACTCAACATTGCTTCGACACGCTCAAAGCACCAGTTGAACGGGTGACCGGCTTCGACGTACCGTATCCCTCAGGAGACCTCGAAGACGAGTACGTCCCGAACGTGGATCGAATTCTCTTTGGCATTCAACGGGTATTGGAGTACCGACGTGGCTGA
- a CDS encoding thiamine pyrophosphate-dependent enzyme — protein MAAVRHLDVSTIGWQRQGIIPGYAPGRGQEAAQVGSAYALEKGKDFIFPTYREVGVARAWGVDMIAYMSTHKATWHGGLYDPMASRFAPIQAVVAGSVLHAVGWAHGQTLDQAEAGAPLNVAVTYFGDGGSSQGDVHEAMNFAAVFKAPVIFFVQNNGWAISVPTERQVAGGSVSARAAGYGIATVQIDGNDVEAVYAATKAARAYASAGNGPVLIEAMTYRRGPHSTSDDPGRYRSLEEERAEGGQDPVDRYADALRAQGVADDAFFAEALSAAEAEEESTRHGIEALGARPGTEIFDFVFQEPTEALKAQAAAWREESEHV, from the coding sequence CGCGGCCAAGAAGCGGCTCAAGTTGGCAGCGCCTATGCGCTGGAAAAGGGGAAAGACTTTATCTTCCCTACCTACCGTGAAGTGGGTGTGGCGCGGGCCTGGGGCGTGGACATGATCGCCTACATGAGTACACATAAAGCCACGTGGCATGGTGGCCTTTACGACCCAATGGCGAGTCGGTTTGCACCAATCCAGGCCGTGGTTGCCGGTTCGGTGCTACACGCCGTCGGCTGGGCTCATGGCCAGACTCTGGACCAAGCCGAAGCGGGCGCGCCACTAAATGTCGCAGTGACCTATTTCGGTGATGGCGGCTCCTCGCAAGGCGATGTACACGAGGCGATGAACTTTGCCGCGGTATTCAAAGCTCCGGTGATCTTCTTCGTGCAAAACAACGGTTGGGCCATTTCAGTGCCCACCGAACGGCAAGTAGCTGGCGGCTCAGTATCAGCGCGCGCCGCCGGTTACGGGATAGCCACCGTGCAGATCGACGGCAACGACGTCGAGGCTGTCTACGCGGCGACCAAAGCCGCCCGAGCATATGCTTCAGCAGGCAACGGCCCGGTATTGATCGAGGCAATGACCTATCGACGTGGACCACACTCGACCAGTGATGATCCAGGACGCTACCGTTCCCTCGAGGAAGAACGCGCTGAAGGTGGCCAAGATCCGGTGGATCGATACGCTGATGCGCTGCGCGCCCAAGGCGTTGCCGATGACGCGTTCTTTGCCGAGGCTCTCAGCGCAGCCGAAGCTGAAGAAGAATCCACTCGGCATGGGATCGAGGCCCTTGGTGCCCGCCCGGGAACCGAGATCTTCGACTTCGTCTTCCAGGAGCCCACCGAGGCTTTGAAAGCCCAGGCCGCGGCGTGGCGCGAGGAGAGCGAACATGTCTGA